In the Flavobacteriales bacterium genome, GTGAACACAAGACCCTGGAAGCCGAGTTCGCGTTCGAGCAGTTCGTTCACCACGGGGCGGCTGAGGGTACTGGGCAGGCCGGGGGTGCTGTCGAGGGCGGGCACCTCCAGGTGGGCCACCATGATGGCGCTGAGCCCCTCCTCCATCAGCCGCTGGAAGGGGTACAGCTCCAGGGAGTCGAGGCGGCCTCTGGGATGCGCGATCAGGGGAAGGGCATGGTGGCTGTCCGCATCGGTGTCCCCGTGGCCGGGGAAGTGCTTGGCGGTGGCGATGACACCACCGGCCTGGAGCCCACGCATATAGGCCACGGCCTTGCGGGCCACGAGCTCGCGCTCCTCACCGAAGCTGCGGTCGTTGATCACCGGGTTCGCCGGGTTGTTGTTCACGTCGGCCACCGGGCTGAAGCTCACATGCACGCCGAGCCGTTGCATCTGCCGGGCGATCTCGCGCCCCATCTCCTCGATGGCCGCATCGTTGCTCAAGGCGCCCAGCGTCATCTGCTTGGGGAACCGCACGGTGCTGTCCAGCCGCATCGCCAGCCCCCATTCCAGGTCCATGCCCACGAGCAGCGGCACGCGGGCCGCGGCCTGCCAGCGGTTGGTGAGCTGGGCCTGCCGCACGGGGCCGCCCTGGAAGAAGATGAGGCCGCCCACGCCGTGGTCGCGGACCAACGCATCCACCTCGGCCACGTGCTTCGCATCCTTGTTGCTGTAGGCCGCCACCATCATCAGCTGGGCGATGCGGTCGCGGGGGCCGAGCGTCGCCATCACGCTGTCGGCCCATTCCATGTCCTCCATGAGAAAGGCCGGAGCGTGGCGCGTCGGCGGAGGACCGCCCCCCAGGGTGAGCACGGCCGAAGCGGCCAGGAGCGCGCGCTGGAGGAGGTTCGTCATGAGCGGTCAAAGCTACCCGGGGTGCCTGCGGGGCGCGGGCCGGGGCCCGGCGCGTTTATCAACACGTACGCGGGGATGGCCGCGATCATTGCGGATGGCGTGGGCCGCCCGGGCCGCGGGCTACCTTTGGCGGCTTCCGCGATCGATCCGATGGAGCCCTTGATCCGCCTGCTGCCCGACCACGTGGCCAACCAGATCGCAGCAGGCGAGGTGGTGCAGCGCCCGGCGAGCGTCGTCAAGGAACTGCTGGAGAACAGCGTGGACGCCGGAGCGGGGCAGATCACCCTGGTGCTGAAGGACGCGGGCCGCACCCTGGTGCAGGTGACGGATGACGGCCGGGGCATGGGCCCGGATGATGCCCGGCTGTGCTTTGAGCGGCACGCCACCAGCAAGATCCGCGCAGCGGACGACCTGCAGACGCTGCGCACCAAGGGCTTTCGTGGGGAGGCCCTCGCGAGCATCGCGGCGGTGGCCCAGGTGGAGCTGCGCACGCGCCCCCAGGCCTCGGAGCTCGGCACCCGGGTGGCCATGGAGGGCAGCCGGGTGCGGGCCCAGGAACCGGTGGCCATGGCCGCCGGAACGACGATCGCGGTGCGCAACCTGTTCTACAACATCCCGGCCCGGCGGCAGTTCCTCAAGAGCGACGCCGTGGAGCTGAAGCATGTGCTGGAGGAGTTCCAGCGGATCGCACTGGCCCATCCGGGCATCGGGTTCCAGGTGGTGCACAACGACCAGGAGCTGTTCCGGATGCCCGCCAGCGCGCCCGATGCCACCGAGGGCGCGGCGTTGCGGCAACGTGTGGTGCATCTGCTGGGCCGCCGGTACGACGAGCGGCTGGTGCCCGTGGAGGAATCCACCGGACACCTGCGCATCACGGGCTTCATCGGCAAGCCTGAGTTCGCGCGCCGCACGCGGGGCGAGCAATACTTCTTCGTCAATCAGCGCTTCATCCGCAGCAGCTACCTGGAACATGCGGTGCGCACGGCGTTCGACGAGCTGGTGGCGCGGGACCACCACCCGGCCTGGTTCCTCTTCCTGGAGCTGGACCCCGCGCAGATCGACATCAACATCCACCCCACCAAGACGGAGATCAAGTTCCGCGACGACCGCAGCGTGTACGCGGTGCTTCACGCGGCCTTGCGGCGGGCCTTGGGGCGCTTCAACATCGCGCCGAGCCTCGACTTCGAGCCGGAGCCGGCCATCATGTCGGCCTTCGCCGGGATGCCGAGCGTGCCGGCCGTGGCCCCGGTGGTGAAGGCGCCCGACTGGCGTCCCCAGGACCTGGGCCCACCGCGCGACCCCACGGGCTGGCAACAGCTGTTCGACCTACGCGCCGCACCGGCCGGGGGTGACCCGCCCGCCGACGCTGACCCGGCGCACGCCAAGGCCCATGTGCTGCCGATGGGCGAGACCGAGGCCGATCACGGACCTCGACCGGTGTTCCGGATGCAGGGCGGCTACATCGTGTCGCCCCTGCGCAACGGATTGATGGTGGTGGACCGGCGGCGTGCGCTGGAGCGCATCGCCTACGAGCGCGCCCTGAAGCGGCTGGAGCAGGGCAACGGCCCCAGCCAGGCCGAGCTCTTTCCGCGCAACATCGAGCTGGCCCCGCAGGATTTCGCCCTGGTGGGCGAATTGCTACCCGAATTGCGCGCGCTGGGCCTCGACCT is a window encoding:
- the mutL gene encoding DNA mismatch repair endonuclease MutL; this translates as MAAIIADGVGRPGRGLPLAASAIDPMEPLIRLLPDHVANQIAAGEVVQRPASVVKELLENSVDAGAGQITLVLKDAGRTLVQVTDDGRGMGPDDARLCFERHATSKIRAADDLQTLRTKGFRGEALASIAAVAQVELRTRPQASELGTRVAMEGSRVRAQEPVAMAAGTTIAVRNLFYNIPARRQFLKSDAVELKHVLEEFQRIALAHPGIGFQVVHNDQELFRMPASAPDATEGAALRQRVVHLLGRRYDERLVPVEESTGHLRITGFIGKPEFARRTRGEQYFFVNQRFIRSSYLEHAVRTAFDELVARDHHPAWFLFLELDPAQIDINIHPTKTEIKFRDDRSVYAVLHAALRRALGRFNIAPSLDFEPEPAIMSAFAGMPSVPAVAPVVKAPDWRPQDLGPPRDPTGWQQLFDLRAAPAGGDPPADADPAHAKAHVLPMGETEADHGPRPVFRMQGGYIVSPLRNGLMVVDRRRALERIAYERALKRLEQGNGPSQAELFPRNIELAPQDFALVGELLPELRALGLDLEVFGGRTITVRGLPAESMNDDPAALLDTLIAQLHSERGTLKLERHAAIARSMARSVAARSDEAPAQEQLRDLVDRLFGCEVPYWTPGGKPTLITFGLDELAQRFERG